One genomic window of Motacilla alba alba isolate MOTALB_02 chromosome 3, Motacilla_alba_V1.0_pri, whole genome shotgun sequence includes the following:
- the NUP43 gene encoding nucleoporin Nup43, whose amino-acid sequence MEDVSAKFVSQKISRTRWRPLPAAALQPPDIFATGSWDNEDNRISVWSAGDLGNAGLNGEYHGEPHLLCDIQHNGDVMDMQFLDQERIVAASSTGTVTIFRHHPNNQTLSADHRWEKAHYHVDQDTSCGGAACTGVVCNNPEIVTVGEDGRINLFRVDQKDAVRTIDNADSSTLHAVTFLRTTEILTVNSIGQLKIWDLRQQRNEPSQIFSLAGDRVPLHCVDRHPNQQHIVATGGQDGMLSIWDIRQGTMPVSLLNAHEAEMWEVHFHPSDPDHLFTCSEDGSLWHWDTSTNVSEKPSFLHQGGRSTAYLSHSTMNQSVVSAWLSNDPTKDRMEITNLIPNQTLSVNSLDVLGPCLVYGTDAEAIYVNRQLFA is encoded by the exons aTGGAGGACGTGAGCGCCAAGTTCGTGTCGCAGAAGATCAGCCGGACGCGCTGGCGGCCCCTGCCCGCCGCCGCGCTCCAGCCCCCCGACATCTTCGCCACCGGCTCCTGGGACAACGAG GATAACAGGATCTCCGTTTGGTCTGCTGGCGACCTTGGAAATGCGGGCCTCAACGGTGAATATCATGGAGAACCTCATTTGCTGTGTGACATCCAGCACAACGGTGATGTTATGGATATGCAG TTTTTGGATCAAGAGAGAATTGTGGCTGCCTCATCAACAGGAACTGTAACTATATTCCGTCATCATCCAAATAACCAG ACATTATCTGCCGACCACCGGTGGGAGAAAGCTCATTATCACGTGGATCAAGACACATCTTGTGGTGGAGCAGCCTGTACAGGAGTCGTCTGCAACAACCCAGAAATTGTCACTGTTGGAGAAGATGGTAGAATAAATCTCTTCAGAGTTGACCAAAAAGATGCAGTAAGAACAATAG ACAATGCAGACAGCAGTACACTCCATGCGGTGACTTTCCTTCGCACAACTGAGATCTTGACAGTAAACTCGATTGGACAGTTAAAAATATGGGACCTCAGGCAGCAAAGAAATGAGCcatctcaaatattttcttt GGCAGGTGACAGAGTTCCACTGCACTGTGTGGATAGGCATCCCAATCAGCAGCATATTGTAGCCACAGGGGGCCAGGATGGAATGCTGAGTATATGGGACATCAGGCAGGGTACTATGCCAGTGTCCCTCCTGAATGCTCATGAAGCAGAAA TGTGGGAAGTTCACTTCCATCCCTCTGACCCTGATCATTTATTCACGTGTTCTGAAGATGGATCTCTTTGGCACTGGGATACTTCCACAAACGTATCTGAAAAACCGTCTTTTCTTCATCAAG GAGGAAGAAGCACTGCCTATCTTTCCCACAGTACCATGAACCAGTCTGTAGTAAGTGCCTGGCTAAGCAATGATCCTACCAAAGACCGCATGGAAATCACCAACCTGATTCCAAACCAGACTTTGTCTGTGAATAGTTTAGATGTTCTAGGACCGTGCCTGGTGTATGGTACTGATGCAGAGGCTATTTATGTGAACAGACAACTTTTTGCATGA